From the Anguilla rostrata isolate EN2019 chromosome 5, ASM1855537v3, whole genome shotgun sequence genome, the window TGACCTAGGTAAGAACTTTTGTTAGAATAACAATTAGGTCACATTTTATACTTTTGATGTCATACgttttgaaaaaattatttaggaaGTGGTTTTGTCTACGTGTGCTTGTGATAATCCCCATCTCGTTTCAGAATGTGACGGGTTGcgtcatttttcatttggcaTCTTAAAAGGCCTTTCTGTCTggattttgcatgttctccccgtgtccatgtgggtttcctccaggtactccgctgtcctcccacagtccaaagacatgcaggtaggccgattggagaccctaaattgcccataggtatgagtgtgtgagtgaatggtgtgtgtgccctgcgatagattggcagcctgtccagggtgtattcctgtctcttgcccaatgcatgctgggataggctccagcaccccccgtgaccctgcccaggataagcaggtaaggataagataatggatagatggaggGGATAAATTTAACAATTTCAATTATCCAGTTCCCTTTTGCGCTGTTATTACAGACAAAACATCATGCAAGGAGAGTTTCTGCCAGTAGAGGGGGCATTATCGTCATCCTCATGATGatcaaaagaaacatttagCATATTAAACTGACAGATGACAAAACGTTCCAGATACTCACGTCACAGCACCAAACAGTAATGATCACAAGGACAAATCTCTCCATGACCTGATCATCTGAGCACCTCCCTGTTAAAGATGCGAACGTTATACCAACTGCTTACTACATGTCTGCTTTGTTACTTCGGTAAGGAGAATTGAAATATCTTTAATCacattttctggttttcttCACACTAATTTGAATTACACTCATTCTTTTTGTTGTGTATTCATGGacttttgctttgtttgatggaaccttcatttgaatgtttgtcagtaatgcattcattcatctcATGCAGAATATTTGGGAGCCATCACTGTTGAGCAGACCCCATCTTCTCTCTTTGGAATCCCCAGAGATGATGTCCAGCTCATCTGCAAACATGATGGCAGCAACTATCAGTTTATGTATTGGTACCAGCGAGTACAAGGACAACAGGCATTAGAGCTTATTGGATTCCTCAATAATGCTATTGTCAATCAAGATGAAAAGTACAAAGGGAAATTTAATTTGTCAGGGCACGCAAAAGATAAAGGCTCTTTAGATATAACTAGCTTGAGTGTTGAAGACAGTGGAACATATTTCTGTGCTGCTAGCTACCACAGTGGTGGAAGTTGTCATCTACCCTTACAAAAAAACTTATCTAACCACTGCTGTGTACACCTGTCTAACATCTGTCTTAACGACAGATTGATCTGTGGGACCAAGAGAATTTGCTTAAAAACATACCTTAAAACATAATTGCTGGAAAGTCTGGTTAGCAGACAATTGTCATTTACTTTGGTCCAAACATTTAGTGATCTccaaattattaaaaacatttatgcgAAAGggataaaaaacattttttttaaacccaagaTGCTGTTTGGATTAATCAAGATGAAAGCTCTACAAAGATCAGATTAGTCCTTATTTATGAGAAACAATATGTAATGCAGCATCAGACGGAGTCAGTACAGAACCAACAAGGAACATGCATAAGCCTGTAAAGAGAGACTATTCCATTTGCGTCTGCATGAGAGCTATAACAAATAGCATTCACACACTCCTTTTAAGTAAATGCTGGTTGAAACCTCTGCAGTTCTACTCATCTACTCATCAAAagtaataattaaatttaacaaaaagctttttttgtttttaaatatacaaagcATATAGCTTTGATATcataatacaaatatattcaCACACTTAGATTCAAAATGAGAATACatcgttttttttattaatgtgtatcTACTGAGCACTGTGGAAATTATTGCACTTCCCATGAACAGTATGTAATTCAGCGATGGATACTGTCAGCAGAGGGAGCAACAACTCAATATACCACATGCAGTCCGATGACGAACATCGACATGCCCATGAAATTACACTTTCTATTACAGTTCCACTTAAGACCCGAGACAGGTGGCATTCACACTGTCCTCTTCTCATTGCTAAATCTAAGAAATCTATTATTTTCTTCATCTGAGCACCAGGCTGTTGAAGATGTGCAATGACATTTACCTCCTCATTGCCTGCATGTTCTGTCTACAGCGTAAGAACATCATCTTGGTTTTAACCAAATCCTTTCCTGCAAGTTCTTTTCTATGAACttgatatatttaaatgcatttcttgtttttgattatttaatctATATCAGCGATGTTCTGTAACACTACCTTCTCCCTTATAGATTCCACTGGAGCCATCAATGTGCTGCAATCTCCAATTGCTCAATTTGTAAAACCTGGGGAAGGCATGAAGTTCACCTGTCAACATGATGACAGCAGCTATGAAAGAATGTACTGGTACCAGAAACTGAATGGACAACAGGCACTGGAGCTTGTTGGATTTCTATATTACGAAGATGTCAACCAGGATAAAGAGTACAAGGGAAAGTATAATTTGTCTGGGAACGCAAAAAGCAAAGGATTTCTAACTATATCAAATTTGAATGCTGAAGACAGTGGAACTTATTTCTGTGCAGCTAGTATCCACAGTGGTGGAGGGTGTCTTTTATCCTTTCAAAAACCCTCCTACTTAACCACAGCTGAAAACACCTGTCTAAGACGTTTTTCTGTTCAGTTGCGTATGTCATAAACTCATTGTGGTCCACATGTACTGAAATGCATCAGACTGGCCACAAACTGTATAGATATGCATATTATGTGGTGAAGAGCATGCCAGTGTATCGGTGACATCCAGGATATTATATAGTATATGCATGTTTCACACTGAATCATTTACATCATTTGTTTAATCTGTTGGGAATCTGTTTAGATCACATGTATTTGACCACACTATATCACTAGCAATATCTCTACAATTGATCCATTTATCCAATTCCATGGCCCAATCCCAGCGCTCTCTAATGGTCGATAATTCTCTGGTTACAACGTAGCACTTAGCTACGTTAAGATAGCACCATTAGTGCTCCGTAGTAGGCTAACAATAAGCCGGGCGTGATGCAGGCTTCATGGGTTTTcatgtataaattatatataatgcatattttaattactgtttaGTTAAGTATACACTATTCACTGTACTTACAGTTGTCATCTCTTCTCTGGAGACACTCTCACACTTGCTCTCACACCTGCTTGTCATGGAATACAACTGATAACTTCTAATGATTCATGAGTTTATGACAATATAAGTATTCATGTCtaataagaatattttttattaaactcattttaattttaccaaAGTCTCCCGAGTACAAATCTCACTCCTGGATTAGATGCACCAATGCTAATTAAATATACGCTTTCTTGTCGCTGCAAAGCAGATAACGATTGACCACGTTCAAACATTGAGTCATAAATGTGGACACTTAAATCTCAGATGTAGTCGTACACCAAAGAATCATAATTCCTCAGGAAATAATGCAGCAATGAGACATGTCAAAATTTTAATAGGCTTaataaaatgagacaaaaaccACTTATTCCaatagatttttctttaatgaaacacccaaaataaatacaatcaagacaatcaaatTTATTCAGGTTTTAATGGTGAAATCCACTGGCCATGGCAAATTCTGCCCAATAGCAGCTGAAGCCCTCATTTTTTTCCAAGATCCTGATGATgacctttaaaacagaaaacacaagtcACTAGTCCCCTTTACACATCACTGTTATTGTTTGTCATGTAACCAATATCAGTCAGCAATAACTCAGCATCCACATCTTACCTCTTGAAGTATGACATCAAAGAGGCAGTCCATCATGTTGAAttctatcatttttttcttgcacacCAGTAGCAGATTAGCAGATGCTATCAGCATCATGAGCCTGACAGTCAAAAGATGTCGGAACCCTGCACATATTTCCCTCTGGCTGGCAGAACCTCAGCTGCAGAGGCAAATGAGTCAAATTAAACCATGAACCACTGTAACAAGACTATCACCAGTCGTGTTTTGGTCCATGGACTTCTTTttcaggggcgacatagctcaggaggcaagTCCGAGGGTTGTCTGGctgtcggagggttgccggttcgatcccccgccctgggtgtgtcaatgtgtccctgagcaagacacctaacccctaattgctcccaatgagctgattggtaccttgcatggcagcctttcatcattggcgtgtgagtgtgtgagtcaatgggtgaatgagaggcatcaattgtaaagcgctttggataaaagtgctatataaatgcagtcaatttacTATTTaccattaattcattcattgcatttatatagcacacttccgaatgctcaaagtgctttacaatgatgaaggggaactcacctcacccaccaccaaagGTGTTCTTGGCAGGGTTCTTCTTTTTCACCTTTTTCAATTGTACTTGTGATATAAGCCTATCAGCCTCGCTGCACATTTGCTGTGGTCAATAAGCAAGGTTTCTATAACAAAGTGCAACACGTGAAAACAGATGTGCAGCGTCCAGTCACAGCGATTTCCTAAAATAACTGGGGCCCCCTAAAGCTGCCATGCTCTGTCACTACAGCTAATATACATATAGCCATCAGTGTACCCACAACACAACCTgtaaaaaacatgaattaaatTTCCCACAATAATTCTTTGGGATAGCTGCTCACTTGTGCTGTTTGACTCACTTTCGCAAAACAGCTTATTGCAAGCATTCACTCTCATCAAAATCTCTAATCTTTTAGATGTTGCTGCTATGATGCTTGCTTTGGTGCAGAAATCGCATGATGTTCATTCCTTACATAAATGAGAGAGCCACCATAGTTCTTCCAGTTTGGTCATTTCAATACTTTGCCTGTTTCTTTACCTTGTTCTCCATCCCAGCTGACCTTTTACCAACCTTCCAAGTTTGCTCACTGTGACTGCCTCACCACCACGTGACTCTGAGGGGCCTGTACAGGTCGGTCCTGGAATCCGTCACCCTGTGTTGTTTCAGTCCAAGCCTGGCCTGCTGTAGCCTCCAGCCAGAGGTGATTCTGCTGCAGCACCATCTGGGCCCTGAtcaaaaaacacttaaaacttTAAGCTAAGTTTCAAGTTGAACGCAGGCATTTAAGGCTTCGCTGTCTAACACTGTACCCTTTGATATTAAATACTTCAGTAACAGCCAGTGTGAAGCAATCCTGATTTAACAGTTGCTCTTACTGTACCTATAATGTAAACCCAAATCCCTTGTCCTAATTATTTCTGTCTTACTAACTCTTTACAGTTTTTACCTTTTCTTATATCTTCCATCTTATTTTTTCCCACGCCAGGCAGACCAGAAACCTTTTGTcttcttgttctgtttttgttcttgctcTGTTTCAGTCTTACTGACATtggcctctccctctgtcttcttCTCAGTCTCCCTGCTGCTCTCCCCAGCTAGTATGTGACTTGTCAATTTTCCCACTTTCCTCAAGTTCAGAGCACTTTGTCCAACTGTCTCCTCTTTGCactctttttttgtggtgaCTCGCTTTCTACAGTGAAACAGTGACCAAAAactctttttcttcttgtgtttctggctttctttctcctctttcttgctctccctctcactgctTTCTATCCCCACTGTGACGAGGTTCCGCTcgttctccatttctctctcactgatCCCCTCCTCTATCAGAACCGCAGTTGTCTCTCCCGTGGCCTGGGTGACCGGCTCGTACGTCTcctcagtgctctctctctcagttttcaCCTCAGTTATGTGTAAGATAAGTGATCTCAGTTCCCTTATCTCCACTTCCAACCTTTCTATTTCCATCTCATGTTGGAGTTCCATGCGCTCATATGCAAACTCCATGAAttccctctgcttcctccactgctccctctctttcctcagGTCATGTTCCCTGGTTTCTCGTTCCTCCTCCAGAATGTTTCTCTCCTGCATTCTCTGTTCTGCCCAGGTGACCCATTCTCTCCTCAGCCCTTCAAAGAGCTCTAACACGTACTCCCGTTCTCTGTGGTTCAGCTCCTCAAAGTTCCTCCAGTCTTCATGCAGCTCAGACATCGAGGCCTGTATTCTGTGGTGCTGCTCTTCCCACCGCTGATGCAATTCGTACATCTCTGCTCTGCACTGTTCCTCCTCACGCTCTCTCCTCCACATTTCAGACTGCTGAAACCGCTCTACCTGTTCTCTTAATTGGCACTCCTCCCACTGCCTCCACACTTCCAGGTTTCGTTGTTGCTGTGCCAACTCCCTCCTGTATGCCCTCCTCTCATGCTCCATGCTCTCCAGCACTCGCATGCACTCCCTCTGCCAGGAGGCCTTCTCCTCTTCCCACTGCTGTCTGAactctctcatctccctctgcCAGGAGGCCTTCTCCTCTTCCCACTGCTGTCTTTCTGCAAGCCTCAGCCGCTCCATGCAGTTCCTCTCCTGCTGCATGCGCTGCCTTTCACTCCTCAGCTCTTCCCTCAGTCCTCTTAGATCCTCCAGGCTCTCCCCGGTCATCAGGAGGCCCTGTTCCTGAAGAACCTGCACAACTTTCTCCAGcatctccctctcactcttgcgttgctccctctctctccttgcctCAGTCTCCATGGCCTCTGATTTTTTCTGCTCTGTTTGAATAAGGAGACTGCTTTAGCACAGCTCTCATCTTGGTACATCTCACCTTATTAGGTACATATCTGCATGTAGCCTCGGTCCGTTATTCTTAAACATGAAATGAGGAGTAGAGCTATAGAGCAAACATCATAATAACTACAGGTTTATTTCACATGAGCTCACTAGCTCAGCATGTGCAACTGGAGAAAACCACAtgcttagcagatgctcttacccagagttaCTTTCACAACTGACATTCTTTAtgtcattttatacagctggaaatttACAGTAGCCTTGCTGGGTATGACGGCAGTGACCAACCCCACATTATGCTACACCGTCAGTAGAAATAGCGAGCAATCtgtgaaatcataaaaaaaataaaaaataaaaagacttaTATTTAGCTAGCCAGATTTCCCAAGCACTAGAAAGTTAaccaattaaatgaaaactttCTCAATGCTTTTTAACCACTCGAGAACGTTAGCATGCAAAAGCACTATAGATCGCTTAGCGTGAGTGACTGGAGAAAACGACTGAACGAATTTGGAAGCACGCAGCCCAAATAGCTGCTGATAAGCCACAGAACAAGGCATTGTTACTGCCTTTTTGAAACCCACACAATCTTTGTTATTCAACCACGTTGCTCACTAGCCTTGCTAAATAAGCGAAATGAATTGGATACCTTTCAAAATGAACTGCCAGTTAAGTATCATGTGCATGCACGCCCCCAGAATTCCAGGTGTAGTAAATGGAGAAAAACTTATTTaccaattatttttgttaattcaaACCCCATTTTAAAACGTTAAAACCTACCCAGCAACTGGATTTTATCAGAAGCTTTCTCTTGTCCGACAGCGGATGtctttatgaaaaatattcGTCTGTATGTAGTCAGCGCGATGagtgtgttttatatttacttGACTCTTGTTTCGTCATATGAGACATCGCCTTGTATGACGAAACACGCGAGCTCCcgtgcatacacgcacacaaacgcgcgcgcacacacacatacacatttaagGTGAAACCTGATGTGAGGGCAGTGTGTGACAGCAAAAGTAATCGGTCACACAACGAAAAGTAATCGGTCGCAATAAAAACCTACCACAAACTGGATCCTCTCACAATGGTAGATGCGATCGATCTCTATTTTCGCTTTTCTCTATACAACGAATaactaaagaaaaatattcCTTAGTGTCTGGTAATAACCACGACGAGGGTAttatatgaaacattttcattttgtgacgTTTCGTCCCTTGTTTCGTCACACATGAAACAAGtccagcttgtgtgtgtgtgtgtgtgtgcaaaactTTTGTTGCTAAACTTAAACTTGCACTGCATATACTTCATATGGGGCAAAATAtacccaaaatatttatttacagtggttttgcccaaaataataataataataataataataataataataataataataataataataataataataatttcagaatcttcttttcaaatgaaacataatgCTTGTTAACTgagttttaaaataagttttaagaaatatattttcatgggGAGCTCTATATTGGGTGCTGCTATACAGTGGGCCCAAGAATTTCCATATTGTGCACTCCTGCTACTTGCCTATCTTACTTATGCTGTGTCCAAATCATGAACTGTAGAAAATATGGAccaagtcactgtgacatcacccactgATGCTAGGCTtggtgaaaagcattttgaagcCACCATGTTGTAGGAGCCAGAGATGTGATGCTGCATTTTTGCATTCCTGTGTGTTACACTGATGGTCTTCACTTCTGTATGCCACTGTGGGTAAAAactctgctaagtgattgtaatatTCGGAAGGTACTCTCTGTgagagacaaaagaaaaaaacagagaaataatGCCTGAATCATTCAAGGTAAAAGCCACCATGCCCTTTTTATTTGGAAAGAAGTAGTCCTTGTATTTATAACAAGCCTTGTAGGGATAGATACTGCCTCTAGAGGGTAACATTCTTCACAGATTACCATGTGGCCTCCGCCAGACCCATATGCCTGCAGAAAAATATCCATTCCATTCACTTCTGTGTCACCTAAGAAACTGACACCACTTATACTATTCATCTCAGCACAAGGATATTGAAGATGGACGTAGAATTTTATCTACTGCCTAGCTGCCTGTTATGTCTATTTCGTAAGAGCTTCATCTTGCTTTTAATAGTATATGCTTTTATCACTGGTTATCCATGGATTGTGTACATTGAAATGCATAGTTTATTtctgattatttaattatattttctatttCAGTGATCCTCGGTAATGTTTTCCTCTCCCTTATGCAGAGTTAACAGGAGCCATCAATGTGCAGCAGTTTCCAGTTGCTCAGTTTGTAAAACTTAGAGATGACATAGAGCTCACCTGCCAATATGATGACAAGAGCTATAACAGAATGTACTGGTACCAGCAACTGAATGGACAACAGGCATTAGAACTGGTtggatttctatttttaaacgATGTCAACCAGGATAAAGAGTACAAGGGAAAGTTTATTTTGTCTGGGAATGCAgaaagcaaaggagttctaAATATATCAAACATGAATGCTGAGGACAGTGGCACTTATTTCTGAGCAGCTAGCATCCAGAGTGATGGAGAATGCCTTTTATCCTCTCAAAAACCCTCCTACCCAACCACTGCTGCAAACACCTGTCTAAGAATTTTTTCTGATCTGTTGTGAATGTCTTACAGTCACTGAATCGTTCGCACCATTTCTAAGATCTGTTGGGATTGGGAATCTGTATGATCCACATGTAATGAATCACTTCAGACTGGCCTCACACTGCATGTGGATAATAGACGTGTTATGTGGTGAACAGCAGTGAAATCCCAGGAGATCATCAAAGGAGGGGTGTAAACTGGTGATGGCACTGTGAGTTTCATGAGACCTCAAATGGGTTAAGTTGCCGTGTGCTATTAGTGACTTGCTGGTTGGAAAGATACTGTGTTTCACAGATGCGAGCCTTTTGATCTGTTCAGACAAAttcaggtcaggggtcagaccTTGTAGATCAAATAATTATGATGTTAATGATAGAAATAGCAATAGTGTGACTAGCAACTCTACcggttgtgatgtcatcagagaccaaggaggagggggtgaggaggATTTAACCTGCAGTGCAGGAAATTCATCATGAAAACCAGTCTATTCTGCCAAGAGAAAATGTACTATGTTGTGTTCTTTCAGTGGTTTGCTTTACTTATGCCAAGTAGGTGTTAGTaaataaaagacagaaaattaaactaattatacaaaccttttttattaaaatacttttaatttgtattttttgttaaacagcgaattttcatgttttaataatcTAAAGCCTAAATTTAATCTCTACTCCTGACAGGTGCAGTGAGTCAGTCTGGTGTTGAAGTCATCCAGAGCCCTGGTGTTCTACTGCTGAAACCAGGGCAGTCTGCTGTCATGAACTGCACCCAGAGCACCTCTCAAACATACATGTACTGGTATCAACAGAAGAACAATGGACCTCTAAAATTTCTCTTCTCCACTGCTAACTCTGAGGAAGTAACAGAGAAGAATGATGGGATCCCTGACAGGTTTACAGTGTCCAGGAAAAGTCTGCCAAAAACAGAACTCATGATTACCGGAGTTCAGCCTGAAGACTCCGCACTGTACTACTGTGCTGCTTCACCACAGTGGTGAACCATGTGGACTCTCCTGTCTAAAAACTAcaaggagagagcagagggtaACTGAGTGCTTTTTAGTTGACTCTGAGTCAGATTCTGAAGACAGTGGTACATATTTCTTTGCTGCTAGTTTTCACTGCGGTGCGAAGTGTCTTTAATCACATCTTTCTCCCATAGCCACTGCTACACACAACTACAAACCTCTTTCTCATTGAGATCTAAGTAATAACTTTTGTTAGGATAAAAATTCAGTcatattttatgcttttgatCATACTATACATTATGAAAAAATCATTTAGGAAGTGGTTTTGTCTACATGTCTATGTGTGATAATCCCCACCTCGTTTTATAATCTGACGGGTtatgtcatttttcattaagGATCCTTAAAAGACAGAAGCTTGGCTCCTTCAGACTGCAGAGATTACCCcttactgttttttgtttaaatattccATGTAAGGACAAATACCGCCTATAAAGAGTCATTGTTCTTTCTTTGAGGGTGTTCAACCAATAGAGACAGGCTTGCAGAGGAGTGGTCTGTCCCATACACTCTTACAGTTTAGATAGGTAGTGAGTTAATACTCACATAATCCTCTTCTATTCAATCAGTGCTATATAAAACCATTACTGACATTGTTCATCTCAGGACCAGGCAATTGAAGATGGACAGAGTGTGCTACCTACTCACTGTTTGTTTAATGCGTAAGAGCTACATGAGggatttcatttaaatacattctaCATTGATGGAACATggattgtatttaaatgtttgttctTACTTTTGTTTCTAACTGTTAACTCTCTTTCCAGAGTAAAGTAGTAACGACTCAATTCGACTGTTCGTCAGTAAGGCTCTCGTTCCTCTTTTGCAGAGTTCACAGCAGCGATCAATGTGCAGCAATCTCCAGCTTCTCTCTTTGGAAGTCTGCACAAAACAGCCCTCCTCACCTGCAAACACAATGACAGCAGCTATCAGTACATGTTCTGGTACCGGCAAGTGAAAGGACAGCAGCACTTGGAGCTTGTTGGATTTCTTAATTATGAAATGGTCAACCAGGACAAAGAGTATGAAGGAAAGTTTAAC encodes:
- the LOC135255190 gene encoding golgin subfamily A member 6-like protein 6 translates to METEARREREQRKSEREMLEKVVQVLQEQGLLMTGESLEDLRGLREELRSERQRMQQERNCMERLRLAERQQWEEEKASWQREMREFRQQWEEEKASWQRECMRVLESMEHERRAYRRELAQQQRNLEVWRQWEECQLREQVERFQQSEMWRREREEEQCRAEMYELHQRWEEQHHRIQASMSELHEDWRNFEELNHREREYVLELFEGLRREWVTWAEQRMQERNILEEERETREHDLRKEREQWRKQREFMEFAYERMELQHEMEIERLEVEIRELRSLILHITEVKTERESTEETYEPVTQATGETTAVLIEEGISEREMENERNLVTVGIESSERESKKEEKESQKHKKKKSFWSLFHCRKRVTTKKECKEETVGQSALNLRKVGKLTSHILAGESSRETEKKTEGEANVSKTETEQEQKQNKKTKGFWSAWRGKK